The stretch of DNA GTGCATGAGCCCGGCTGTATTTATCTTCTTTTCCACCTTGGCGCCCTTGAAGGGAAGGGCCACGTTGAAGACCGTATTGCCCCTGATGAAACCGTGCGTATTGTGTAAAATGGGATCCGAATCCAGTATGGTCAGGGTATCCCCCACGGGCATCGCCTGGACGTGGGGTTCGAACGCGCACTTCTTGTTGTTCAGCGTATAGGTCCGCTTTGCCGGCCACCTCTTCCCGCTTTCCACGCTCTTCAGATAGACGACGGCGTCCTTCACCCCATTGTCATCGCCCACCTCGATGAGCGCCTCCTTCCGCATGCCGTCGCACACGCTCTTGTTCTTGTTGGGTATGATGGTCCGCTCGGGGGGCGACCCCTTGAAGATGACCCTCCCCACCACCGATCCACCGTCGGACACCGTCTCCTCCTTGTAGGCGTCCGCGGGTGCCGCAGAAAAAACAAGTACGGCGAGCAACATCGTCAAGGCGACACCTGCCGGTACTGTATGTCTCACTCTTCTGCCTCCTCTCGTTTCTCCATGGTCAGCCTCGCTCCGCCGGTTCGCCGCTTCCCTGGGCTCCTTTCCCCTGCTG from Nitrospirota bacterium encodes:
- a CDS encoding carboxypeptidase regulatory-like domain-containing protein — encoded protein: MSDGGSVVGRVIFKGSPPERTIIPNKNKSVCDGMRKEALIEVGDDNGVKDAVVYLKSVESGKRWPAKRTYTLNNKKCAFEPHVQAMPVGDTLTILDSDPILHNTHGFIRGNTVFNVALPFKGAKVEKKINTAGLMHVKCDVHQWMRAWIYVADNPYYALSSEDGDFSIGDIPPGDYTVVIWQEGAETVEKPVTVKAGGKTDMGTIELKVRREEQ